In Apodemus sylvaticus chromosome 8, mApoSyl1.1, whole genome shotgun sequence, one genomic interval encodes:
- the LOC127690847 gene encoding acanthoscurrin-2-like: MGNGGVGRGGEGSGGVGRGGVDSGDVGNGGVGRGGVGSGGVGRGGEGSGGVGSGGVDSGGVARGGVGSGGVGRGGVGRGGVGSGGVGSGDVGSGGKGSGGVARGGVGRGGMGRGGMGSGGVGRGGVGSGGVGSGRVARGGVGSGGVGRGGVGSGGVGSGGVGSGDLGSGGVGRGAWAVEAWAEGQWAVGTWAAGAWAVEV, encoded by the coding sequence ATGGGCAATGGAGGTGTAGGCAGAGGGGGTGAGGGCAGTGGAGGCGTGGGCAGAGGGGGAGTGGACAGTGGGGACGTGGGCAATGGGGGCGTAGGCCGAGGGGGCGTGGGCAGTGGGGGCGTAGGCAGAGGGGGCGAGGGCAGTGGAGGTGTGGGCAGTGGGGGAGTGGACAGTGGGGGAGTGGCCAGAGGGGGCGTGGGCAGTGGGGGAGTGGGCAGAGGGGGCGTGGGCAGAGGGGGCGTGGGCAGTGGGGGAGTGGGCAGTGGGGACGTGGGCAGTGGGGGCAAGGGCAGTGGAGGTGTAGCCAGAGGGGGCGTGGGCAGAGGGGGCATGGGCAGAGGGGGCATGGGCAGTGGGGGCGTGGGCAGAGGGGGAGTGGGCAGTGGGGGTGTGGGCAGTGGGAGAGTGGCCAGAGGGGGCGTGGGCAGTGGGGGCGTGGGCAGAGGGGGCGTGGGCAGTGGGGGCGTGGGCAGTGGGGGAGTGGGCAGTGGGGACTTGGGCAGTGGGGGCGTGGGCAGAGGGGCGTGGGCGGTGGAGGCATGGGCAGAGGGGCAGTGGGCAGTGGGGACGTGGGCAGCGGGGGCGTGGGCAGTAGAGGTGTAG